Genomic window (Pseudomonas azadiae):
TACTCGGGGTGCCGTGCGGTTGGTGGCTTGAAGAGGCTGATCTTGTGTTTATTGCCAATGCTTTAAAGGATGCTATTGCTGCGACGCCTATCAATCAAGTTGTTCGGCACCGATGAACTGGCGGACTCCTGCGATTGGGAGAATGTTGATGTTATACGCAGGAAGGTCTTCCAGTTTGCTGGTGGCTTTTTTGTTCTTACCTCTGTATAGCCGTTTGTTAGGTAGCTCACAGTTTGGCATCGTAGCAGTTATGCTTTCGCTGCAAGCGCTTTTGGTCATGATGGATCTCGGCATGTCTACCTTGACAAGCAGGGAGGTGTCTGTTGCGACTAGTACTAACGAGTCACTGCTAACGTTGGTGCGCACTTCCGAATTAAGCTTGACCGGCTTTTATGCACTATTGCTGATCATCGCAGTCACGTTAAAGCTGCTTTATTTTGGCGAGTCAGTATCTTGGGTAGTTGTCATTGGCGCCGTGCTCTTGTTCTGGTTATTAGTGATGCAGAATCTATATTATTGCAGCTTAATAGCACGTCGTAGCTACACTATGGGCAGTGGTTTACAAATAGTAGGTGTAGTCGTTCGAGCATGTGTAACCGCCGTTGCATTAAGCCGGCTGTCGGCGACGCTTGAAGTCTTTATCATGACTCAATTGATCGTGACTGTCTTGCATTGGGGCTGGTCCCGTTATATTTTGACGTCTGCTCTTTCCGAAGGAGTCGACAGAGAACTATCAATAAAGCGGCCGACATTGGCTGACGCGTTGGCGTTGACTAAAATGGGGGGCGCTCTGGTCTTGTTTTCTGCAGCGGGTGCTGCAGTAACTCAATTAGACAAGCCGATTATTTCAATGTTCGCCTCTGCCAGTAGCGTTGCGCCTTACTACCTGGCGAGTTTGTTATGCATGACTCCGATTTCTATTCTTGCCGGTCCCGTCAGCCAGTATTTTCAACCGATTTTTCTACGTGAAGCAGCTCAGGATAAAGTCCGCGGTGGCGCAAAAAAAACGGCACTCAGATTTGCGCTGTCGGTTTTTATAGTTACCGCAGTACCTACTCTGATTCTGTGGTGGTTCCGCGTACCAATCATCGACCTGTGGATGGGGCCGGGGACTAACAACCGCATAATAGCTAACTACGTCGCAATACTTCTACCTGGCTTGGCTATTGGCGCATTTGGTTTCGTACCTTACAGTCAATTGATTTATGCAAAAGACTACCGGTTTCAGGCTGTGATGTCTGCATGCTTGACGGTCGTAACCTTGCTGCTGGCTACCGTCGCTGCGGTAGGGAAGAATGTCGAAGCAGTATGCTACGTCTACTCTGCGTACCACACGGCTTCAACAGTTGTCTCCTGGATCCGGGCTTCGACGTTACCTGATGTGGCGTTGTACGCTAGGAGTACTGCATTGCTGGTATCGACGTTGATGCTAGCGTCCATTACGGTTCTCGCAATGGCTCTATATATACTTATTTGATTGGTGGGTTTGATCATGTTTGATAACAAGGTTTTAATGATTACCGGTGGCACCGGGTCATTCGGTAATACCGTACTGAATCGCTTCTTAAGTACCGATGTTAAAGAAATTATCGTATTTAGCCGAGATGAAAAGAAACAAGAAGATATGCGGATTGCCTTGAATAATCCCAAGGTCAAGTTCCACATTGGTGACGTGAGAAGCTACGAAAGCATTAACCGCGCGATGGCGGGGGTAGATTATGTTTTCCATGCGGCAGCGCTGAAGCAGGTTCCGTCGTGCGAGTTTTACCCGATGGAAGCAGTGCTGACTAACGTTAATGGGACGGAAAACGTTTTAAATGCGGCCATTGATAATAACGTTCAGCGCGTCGTTCTGTTGAGCACTGACAAGGCAGTCTATCCTATTAATGCGATGGGCATTTCCAAGGCGATGGGCGAAAAAGTTCTGATTGCCAAGTCTCGGACAGTCCGCGAAGGCGGTCCGGTGCTATGTGCTACTCGCTACGGGAATGTGATGGCCTCACGTGGTTCTGTTATTCCGCTTTTTGTGGAAAAAATCAAGGCGCGCGTCCCACTTACTGTGACTGATCCGAAAATGACTCGGTTTCTGATGAGTCTCGAAGATTCGGTTGATCTAGTACTGCATGCCTTCGAACACGGGGAGCAGGGGGATATCTTTGTTCAGAAGGCGCCTGCCAGTACCATTGGTGATTTAACCATAGCCCTGAAAGAATTGTTTGCGAGTGATGTGCCAGTAAACATAATAGGCACTCGGCACGGTGAAAAGCTGTATGAATCTCTCGTCTCCCGCGAGGAAATGGCAAAAGCCAAAGACATGGGGCGCTACTACCGCATTCCGGCGGATAACCGGGACCTGAACTATGATAAGTTTATTATTGAAGGTCATGTCGAAGCCAACGCTGTCGACGATTATACATCGCACAATACCGATTTGCTCAATGTTCAACAAATCAAAGAGCTGCTTTTGACGTTGGCCTATATTAAGCACAGTATCGGTCGATAAGTATGACATTATTAAGTGTTATTATACCCACCCATAATCGAGCCAAGTACGCGGTTCAATCGATTAGGTCGATTCTGGAACTTTCAGACCAAATTCAGGTTGTCGTTTGTGACTCAAGTCCGGTGGACGATATTTCTGGTCAGTTCTTGGGGGAATATCCAGAATCACGACTGAAGCTTGTGAGGTCGGGGGAGGGTATCAGCGTCGTTGATAACTTTAATCTTGGCCTGCGCTCAGCAGATGGGGATTACTTGGCTTTTATCGGCGACGACGATTTCGTATCAGCAGAAATCGTTAAAGTGGCGGCATGGGCGAAATTCAAAAACGTCGATTCATTGAAATTTAATTTTCCTGCACTCTATTATTGGGACGATTTCAAGCATGCGACGCGAGGCGAATCTTACTTCGGAACATTGCATCTCGCTCCGTTCGATGGCACTGTAGTTCTTCATGATTTGAAAGCTTCCATGGACTATGCGCTCGATAACTTCGGCGGCGGCGTATTTAATATGCCACGAGCCTATGCTGGAATAATATCCTCTGATTTGGCGCGCAGGATTGAGCGTAAGTACGGTGGATTATTCGGCGGTGTCAGCCCAGATATCTACAGCTCGTTCTTGATCGCTAATGAATCGCAGAGCTGCTTCTTGATTGATTATCCTGTCATCATTCCCGGCGCCTCAGGCGTGAGTACTTCTGGACAAAGCAGTTCCGGCGGTCATTATGGCAAATTACGAGAAAATTCGCATATTGCACCTTTTAAAGATCTTGTATGGGACAGTCGCGTACCTGAATTCTACTCAGTGCCGACGGTGTGGTCATTCTCGCTATTGAAGGCCGTTGAAAAGGTTGAAGCACACAGGGGTGTTAGCTTAAGCCCTAATTTCGGCCGACTGCTGCTCAAGTGTTTTGTCTACTTTCCCCGCTCTTATAAAGAAACGTTATTTTCGTTCAGAAAGCTATGTTCCCTATATGGTGCAGGGAAGGTGATTGGTCAGTTGGTAGGGTCTGTCTGGGGTGAGTTTTTATGGGGAGCTTCTCGGATTATCAACAGGTTTCGTGCTCGCCATGTGACTAACACGATCGAAGTCTTTTCCGGTCTTGATACGTCCTATCTGGCAAGTCAGGAGCTAGGGCGGAAATTAAAGGCCCGTAAAGTTGATTTGCAACTTCCGGAATGAGTTCTGCGAGTTTTATTTATGGTGGCTGCAGCGCTGTTGTAGCCACGTTATTTGTGATTGGAAGCGTTAAATGGTTACTGAACCAGATATGCAAAGTTCGCGCGTTGCACGGGTTAGCGTGGTTATCCCTTGTTATCGCTGTAAGGACACCGTGCGACGTGCCGTTGACTCCGTCTATCAGCAATCATTGCGACCTGCTGAAGTTATACTTGTCGATGATGCGAGTCCGGATGACACACGGGCTTTCTTGGCATCGCTTGCCGAAGAATATCCGAGCGGTTGGATACGTGTTATTACGCTGACCACAAATGCCGGACCAGGAACTGCGAGGAATGAAGGCTGGAATGCGGCCAGCCAGCTGTATATAGCTTTTTTGGACTCCGATGACAGTTGGCATCGCCAGAAGATAGAGCTTCAGTATGGCTGGATGCAGCGCAATCCGACAGTCGCGTTAACAGGACAGACTGGGCTTACTATTGAGGTCTCATCCGCAGTAGCTACTAAACACTACATTGAGAAAGATGTGAATTTTTCACAAGTTTTAGGTCGTGAATTGTTGATGTCTAATCGTTTCTCTACGCCGTCAGTCATGCTGCGCAAAGATCTTCCATATCGCTTTCCGGAGGGCAAAAGGTTTTGTGAAGACTATGAGCTTTGGTGCGATCTGTGTTGCTCCGGCTTTGCATGCTACTCAATGAATAAACCGCTGACGTTTTGCTATAAGCCTCTCTACGGTCATGCGGGATTAAGCGGGAATTTGTGGAAGATGGAGTTGGGTGAGTTGCGAGTATACAGCGTTTTACGAGCCAAGAAAAAGATCCGGTTTGTCTCTTATTGCTCTCTTACATTCTGGTCTTTAGCTCGCTATGTACGTCGAACGATTAAGTTAAAGTTCGGTCATGGGTCAGTATGATATACATTTTTGGCTGGTTTCTTTTGCTCATGATGTTGCTGTTAACAGCACTCTCGGGTTATAGAACCCGGCTATTTTCGGCTGTCGCGTTACTATTTTTATTATTTGTTTCCGTTTTCCGTGGTGCAGTTGGCACTGATACCAACACCTATGAGACCGTTGTCGGCCGTTTGATGGAGAGGCTATCTTGGACGGGAATGGAGCCGGGATTTGTTTTTATGAGCTGGCTGTTGGGAGAGCTTACCGGGTCAGCCGTAATTGCTGTCAGGCTTGTCAGCGTTATTATATTCATTATTTTGTTTCTATACCTTTTTCGCTCCGATAAGAATGAAAAGTTTTTATTGTTGTCTTATATGTTGCCCGCTTTTGTTTACCAATACACAATGAATGGGTTGCGGATAGGTATCGCGGCGATGTTGCTTCTATTAGCCGTACAAAAAATCAGAAAACTACAGAAGCTTTCGGGGTTGGCGTTGGCGCTGTCCGCGTTAATGTTTCATTATTCATCGCTGGTTTCCCTGATTTTTATCTGGGCCTCACAGGCACGTTGGGCAAGGGCGTCTAATATTTTGATTGTCCCTTTCGCAAGTGCGGTAGTGCTAGCTATCTTCAGCGTTAACGGAGACTATTTTTCCGCTAAATTGCTTTCCTATCAGGGTTCTGAGTCGCCTAGTCCATTCTCTGGCTTGGGGAAGATCGCTGTGGTATTGGTGCTCGTGGTGGGAGTAGCATTGTCAAAACTGCCCCGTACGGAGCGAAGCAAGCTCATCTTTCTTGGAACCGGATTTACCGTTTTCTTCTGGATGGTCTCGAGTATTTCCTACGCAGGTTTGAGATTCCTAGATTTGATTTCATTTGCCTATCCTCTTGCGATATTACTGACCTACGGCAGATGTCAATTGGATTTTGATCGTGCCATCAAAATTTTCTTGTTTTTTGCAGGGTTGATCGCCGTGTTTAGTAGCTACAGGAATTTTGTGTCCGAGTACGGCGAGGGTCCATCGCCCTTTTTGCCGTATCATCTGAGCGAACCATTTGCCGAGTTGTAATCGAATGAAACTTCGCAATTTGCTTAATGTCAGATTTTTTAATGCCACGCCAAGTGGATTTTTAAGTAGACGGCAGCTGTTAGTTCTGTTCAGAGGTGGCGTGTGAACGTTTGTATAACTGGAGGTACTGGTTTTATCGGCAGCCCGCTTTGTGCTTTGCTTTTAAGCCAAGGTGATAGGGTCAGAATGCTCTCGCGCAGAGAACAACCAGCGATGCCTGGGCGCGAGGTGTTCGCTGGTGATTTGCTCCAGCCGTATGACGCGCTTGGTGGCTTCCTTGAGGGCTGCAACCTTCTGTACCACTGCGCAGGCGAAATCAATGACACTGATTTGATGTATGACCTGCATGTCCGCGGCACAGCCAATTTGCTCAAAGCAGTCAGTGAAAAAATAAAGCTCACTGGGGAGGCTTTTCACTGGGTCCAGTTGAGCAGTACTGGTGCATATGGCAAGCGGACACTCTCCAGACCAGAGGCTGCCGTTTCTATTGATGAGACGTTCTCTCCTGCGCCAGTGGGAGAGTACGAGGTCACGAAAACTATTTCTGACGAATTGGTGATCAGCTATTCCAAAATCGAGCCGCTTTTCAGCTACACGATTATACGCCCCTCGATCGTGGTCGGCCCGCAGATGCCCAATCAGTCTTTTTTTCAGTTATCCGCCATGGTGCGAAAGCGTCTGTTCTTCTACATAGGGTCAAAAAAGGCAGTATCGACGTATGTTCATGTTGATGATGTCGTCCGTGCGCTCGTGATGTGTGCGTCCGACGTCAGAGCAAAAGGACAGATCTTTATTTTGTCCAATGATTGCTTGCTTTCCGATGTCATTGATTCAATGGCAGACGCTTACAACGTTTCAAGGCCAACCTTGAGAGTACCGGTTGGTATCGTCCGACTTTTAGTGGGAATAGCTTCCCCGTTCGTCAGATTGCCGCTGACGGATGATCGCGTTAATGAACTCGTAAAAGAAGTTGGTTATAGCTCAGCAAAAATTGAAGAAACTATCGGTTTTAAATATCAGGCGCCAATACCAAAAGTAATGCCGGCACTCCTAAGTCAATACGTAAAAAAATCAAATTTGAAAATTGTGGCTAATAATGACTAAACAACAAAAAATATGTGTAGTGGCTACGGTGCCCGTTGCGTTGAAGGTGTTCATGGTCGAGCATATCAATAAGCTCGCGGAGACTTACAGTGTCACCGTAATGGCGAATGCTGCGTCTGAAGACATCTATCATTTTTTGGATAAGCGCATAAAATTCATACCGCTACCTATCCAACGCAAAGTGTCGATGTTTAGCGATGTTTTGTCTTTAATTCGGCTGTTTAGAATTTTTTCCGTCGAGCGATTCGATTGTGTTTTGTCAATCATGCCCAAGTCCGGGCTGTTGACGATGCTGGCGGGTTACTTCGCCCGCGTGCCTTGCCGCATTCATATTTTTACCGGGCAGGTGTGGTACACCAAAAAGGGTTTTTCACGCTTTGCCTTGAAGAAACTTGATCAGCTTCTGGCGTTTGCGGCGACTCACCTTCTGGCCGACAGCCCCTCGCAGCGTGATTTTTTGATAGAAGAAAATGTTGTGAAGCCCCCAAAGATAGAAGTGCTCGGTAAAGGCTCTATCAGTGGTGTGGACTTGGCGCGCTTTAAACCGAATGCGGTGGCGCGCGCACGAATTCGCAGTGAGCTGGGACTGGATGACGCTGCGCTGGTTTTTTTGTTTATGGCAAGGTTGACCCGCGCTAAAGGTATTGTCGATTTAGCCCGAGCGTTTACCTCCGTCGCCACGCGCGCTCCCAACGCCCACCTTCTGGTCGTCGGACCTGACGAAGAGAGTCTTGAAGGTGTGATTACTGAGTTAAGCGAGAAGTTCAAGGGACGGTGCCATCGCATCGGATTCACCAATGACCCTGAGGGCTATATGGCGGCGGCCGACATTTTCAGTTTGCCTAGCTACCGCGAAGGCTTTAGTTTGGCAACCATTCAGGCTGCCGGTGTAGGCCTGCCTGCTATCGCATCGCGAATATATGGTCTAAGTGATGCAGTTCAAGAAGGTGTCACAGGTCTTCTTCATCGGCCTGGGGCGATTGATGAGATGAGTGATGCGATGGTAAAGCTGTATTCGGACAGAGAGTTGAGGAGATCCTTAGCTGAGGCCGCCCGCCACCGAGCGCATACCGAGTTCGCCCAGCCAATAATCATAGAAGAAATGTCGTTATATATTAATAGGCTGTTGGCTTGATTTAAAAAGTACATATTCTAGCTAATCTGTCAATGCTGGAAGTTAAAGCTCTGAATTTTGCACTGGGGTATTATTGATGCATGTATTAGTTACGGGAGCGTCCGGGTTTGTAGGCAATCGATTGGTCGAGGTTTTGAGCGTTAGACAGGGGGTTCAAGTGACCGGCGCTGTACGACGCCAAGGTGTCGGCGGCAATGACGCGGTGAAACAGGTCAATGTGGGTGATCTCTCTCCCGAGACTGATTGGTCTGAGGCCCTTGAAGAAATTGATGTGGTCGTCCATGCAGCTGCGCGCGTTCACGTGATGAACGATACTGCTTCTGATCCTCTCACGGTTTTTCGGAAGGTCAATGTCGAGGGGACCTTGAATCTCGCTCGTCAGGCTGTGGCTGCCGGGGTTCGTCGCTTCGTTTTTATCAGTTCCATCAAGGTAAATGGTGAAGGAACGTTCCAGGGACGCGCCTACACCGCAGATGATGTCCCCGCACCCGCCGACCCGTACGGTGTTTCAAAAATGGAGGCTGAGGCTGGACTGCGAGAGATCGCTGCCTCAAGTGGCTTGGAAGTTGTCATCATCCGGCCGGTATTGGTATACGGGCCCGGTGTAAAAGCGAACTTTTTAAATATGATGCGGTGGCTGGATAGAGGAATTCCGCTTCCGTTTGGTGCTATCCATAATAGGCGTAGTTTGGTTGCACTGGATAATCTTGTCGATCTTATCGTCGTCGCTACTGCGCATCCATCGGCGGCCAACCAAACATTTTTGGTGAGTGATGGAGAAGACCTCTCTACGACTCAATTGCTTCGCAGAATGGCAGCAGCCTTGGATAAAAGGGCGCTGTTGCTGCCTATACCAAGCACACTGCTGAGTGTCGGCGCTAGCGTACTAGGGAAAAAAGCGCTGTCTCAGCGCCTGTGCGGCTCTTTGAAGGTCGATATTGAAAAAACACGTTCATTGTTGTCTTGGATACCACCTGTATCGGTTGATCAAGCATTGAAATTGACCGCCTCGCATTATATGAAAAGAGATAATTAATGAGCACGTGGTGGTTGATATTCATAGCTATTCTCTTATCATTTTCGCTCACGGCAGGAATGCGTCGTTACGCATTGGCAAAAAGTATCATTGACGTGCCTAACGCTCGCAGCTCCCACTCCATTCCCACCCCTCGCGGGGGCGGTGTTTCGATCGTCCTGACCTACCTCCTAATGCTTATTTTATTTGGCATTGCGAAGCTCGTTCCTTTGTCCGGCGTGATCGCACTGGGCGGCGCCGGCGCGGTGGTCGCATTGATTGGTTTTATGGATGATCACGGGCACATTGCTGCCAGATGGCGATTGCTCGGCCATTTCATAGCTGCTATCTGGGCGCTCACCTGGTTGGGCGGTCTGCCCCCGGTAAACTTTTTTGGGGTGGCGGTTGATCTTCAATGGGTGGGGCATTTAGCAGCTGCCTTGTATCTCGTGTGGATGTTAAACCTTTATAACTTTATGGATGGTATCGATGGTATCGCCAGTGTTGAAGCTATTAGTGTATGCCTGGGGGCGTGTTTGCTCTACTGGTTGACGGGATTCGAAAACTTGATCTGGCCGCCTTTACTCTTAGCAGCTGCCGTCACCGGGTTTTTGGTGTGGAATTTTCCCCCAGCGCGGATATTTATGGGGGATGCGGGGAGCGGTTTTCTTGGCGTTATTCTGGCAGGGCTCTCGATTCAGGCTGCCTGGGCATCATCTCAGTTGTTTTGGTCCTGGCTGATTTTGCTTGGCGTATTTGTCGTTGACGCGACCTTTACACTGATTCGTCGTCTCTTGCGCGGCGACAAGGTGTATGAGGCGCATCGCAGTCACGCCTACCAATTTGCCAGCAGGCGATACGGTCGTCACCTTCCGGTGACGTTGGCCGTTGCGAGTATAAATGTGTTTTGGCTGCTGCCCATGTCTTTGTGTGTTGTGTATCTTGGGCTGGACGGCGCGATGGGTTTGGTTTTGGCGTATCTTCCTCTCGTCGTGCTTGCCGTGAAGTTTCAGGCGGGTGCGCTGGAGCGGCCTTTGGTCAGCTAATTTTCAAATGCTTGATTTTTGTGAACCATGATGTGCTTAAAAACGCAGAATATGCATGCGGCAAGAAATCTATGAGGGAAGTTTAACGTGGGTGAGAGGGCTATGGACAGATTGCGCGCTTTTTTGGTCGGGTTGCCACGTCGCAAGAAGCGATTAATTCAACTAAGCACTGACGTCTTAGTTATCTGGGCCGCATTATGGCTTGCATTCGTCGTGCGACTTGGAGTGGATGAGCTAGTTAACCCTTTTCAAGCTCACGCCTGGTTGTTTCTCGCCGCGCCCTTGGTGGCCATTCCTTTATTTGTCCGTTTTGGGATGTACCGTGCAGTCATGCGTTACTTTGGTAACGATGCCCTGATCGCCATCATCAAGGCTGTAAGCCTATCGTCTCTTATCCTTGGCGTGTTGGTGTATTGGTACAGCAACCACCAAACGGTGGTCCCACGCTCCATCATTTTCAACTACTGGTGGCTCAGTTTGATCATGGTGGGTGGGTTGCGTCTGGCGATGCGCCAGTACTTTCTGGGTGATTGGTTTGCTGCGGCGCAACATGTGCCATTCGCCAGCCGCGAGAATGGTCTTCCTCGGGTTGCCATTTATGGCGCTGGTGCCGCCGGCAATCAGTTGGTGGCCGCGTTACGCATGGGGCGAGTAATGCGTCCTGTCGCGTTCATAGACGATGACACAAGCATTTCCGACCGCGTCATCTCAGGCTTGCAAGTTTACAAGCCTAAGCACATCCAGCGCATGATCGACGTCACCGGTGCTCAGGAGATCTTGCTGGCGATTCCTTCTTCCAATCGGGGACGTCGGCGGGAAATCCTCGGCTACCTGGAAGGCTTTCCGCTCCACGTTCGAAGCGTGCCCGGCTTCATGGATCTGGCGAGCGGTAGAGTCAAGGTGGATGATATCCAGGAAGTGGACATCGCTGACCTGTTGGGCCGCGACGCAGTCCCCGCCCAATCTGAGCTGTTGGAGCACTGCATCAAAGGGCTGAGCGTCTTAGTAACCGGGGCTGGCGGTTCTATCGGCTCTGAGCTTTGCCGGCAAATTCTCGCATTGCGTCCGATGACGCTGCTGTTGTTCGAGCACAGTGAATTCAATCTCTACAGTATTCTCTCGGAGCTCGAGCAACGCATCACGCGTGAGTCATTGCCGGTGAAGGTATTGCCGATACTGGGTTCGGTCCGAAATCAGCCCAAGCTTTTGGATGTCATGAAGACATGGCGTGTTGACACCGTCTACCACGCCGCCGCCTACAAGCATGTGCCTATGGTAGAGCACAATATCGCCGAAGGTGTACTGAACAACGTGATCGGGACACTGAATACCGCACAGGCGGCGCTGCAGGCAGGCGTGGCGAACTTCGTACTGATCTCCACCGATAAGGCTGTCCGTCCTACCAATGTCATGGGTAGCACAAAGCGCCTTGCCGAATTGAGTCTTCAGGCCCTAAGTCGTGAATTGGCGCCGGTACTCTTCGGTGATAATTCGAACGTATCTCGGGTCAATAAGACGCGTTTCACCATGGTGCGTTTTGGTAATGTATTGGGTTCTTCCGGTTCGGTCATTCCCCTATTTCATAAACAGATTAAGTCCGGTGGACCTTTAACGGTTACGCACCCAAAGATAACCCGCTATTTCATGACCATTCCCGAAGCAGCCCAATTGGTGATTCAGGCGGGTTCCATGGGGCAGGGTGGGGATGTGTTTGTGCTGGACATGGGCGAGCCAGTGAAAATCGTCGAGTTAGCCGAGAAGATGATTCATTTATCAGGCCTGAGTGTGCGTTCTGATAAAAACCCCCATGGTGATATCGCCATCGAGTTCTCTGGCCTGCGTCCTGGCGAAAAACTCTATGAAGAGCTATTGATTGGCGACAACGTGGTCGCCACTCAGCATCCGATGATCATGAGCGCTAACGAAGACTATCTTACGTGGGATGTGCTCAAGGACAAGTTGGCTGAGCTTCTGGCTGCTGTAGAGGAAGATGATTACGCGCGCGTTCGCCAATTGCTGCGCGATACCGTCAGTGGTTACACTCCGGACGGCGAGATCGTCGATTGGATCTATCAGCAACGCCGCCTCGATCCCTAAAGCTCAAATGTATTGGTTAACGGGCGCCCAGGCGTCATGTGATGAAAATGCGGTAGTCAAGCGTTACCGCCTTTCGATCCAACTATAATCTCTCTCTGCAGCTTTTCGTGAGACAGTGCTGGGGGGCGCTCGAATCATAGGGTGTGGTCTTTTATCGGGCTCATTACCTAAGATTTTATTTTGCCCGGAGCAATTATTTTTCAAGAGAGTGCCTGATGACGTTTTTCCCTTGTTTTTTATCTGTGGTCTTCGTCATCCGTAATAGAGCTGATGGTATCGAACAGATCCTTTGCGAGGCTGCATCTGCTATCGCATCCATTGTCAGTGATTACGAATTGATTGTGGTAGACAACGCTTCAGATGACGACAGTATTCGCGTACTGAAGAGGCTCACCAGCGAGATCGGATTGGCGAATTTGCAGGTTTATGCGTTGACCAAGGAAGTAGATGTAGACACTGCATTCTGGGTAGGCTTGGAAAACGCACTCGGTGACTTCGTTGCTGTGATTGACCCTATGGCTGATGACATACGATTCATTCCTCAAATGCTTGATCATGCCGTCAGTGGGGCAGATGTCGTATTTGCCAACAACGCACAAAAGCCCAAGCAAAGCTTGGCTTACCGTTGGGCGAATACTGCTTTCCACAGTCTTTACAATCGGTTTAATGGTGTGCATCTGGCCAGAGAGGCGCCCCAGTACCGAATCCTCAGCAAAAGTGTCATTAACTTCATCCTCCAGCATCCGCAGCCAGCGATTACCTATCGGCACCTTCCTGCTACGGGTGGCTTCGCACGTGCTTATTTGGACTACAGTGCCACGCCAGTAGCATCAACCCCAAAACGGCTTTGGGATAGTATTGATCGAGGCATGCGTTTACTCGTATCCACAACTCGTGCACCGATGCGGCTTGTCACCTCGCTTTCTCTGTTTGGTGCCGTTGCCAATTTGCTGTACTGCGTCTATGTGGTTTGCATAGCAATTTTAAA
Coding sequences:
- a CDS encoding lipopolysaccharide biosynthesis protein translates to MLYAGRSSSLLVAFLFLPLYSRLLGSSQFGIVAVMLSLQALLVMMDLGMSTLTSREVSVATSTNESLLTLVRTSELSLTGFYALLLIIAVTLKLLYFGESVSWVVVIGAVLLFWLLVMQNLYYCSLIARRSYTMGSGLQIVGVVVRACVTAVALSRLSATLEVFIMTQLIVTVLHWGWSRYILTSALSEGVDRELSIKRPTLADALALTKMGGALVLFSAAGAAVTQLDKPIISMFASASSVAPYYLASLLCMTPISILAGPVSQYFQPIFLREAAQDKVRGGAKKTALRFALSVFIVTAVPTLILWWFRVPIIDLWMGPGTNNRIIANYVAILLPGLAIGAFGFVPYSQLIYAKDYRFQAVMSACLTVVTLLLATVAAVGKNVEAVCYVYSAYHTASTVVSWIRASTLPDVALYARSTALLVSTLMLASITVLAMALYILI
- a CDS encoding polysaccharide biosynthesis protein; the protein is MFDNKVLMITGGTGSFGNTVLNRFLSTDVKEIIVFSRDEKKQEDMRIALNNPKVKFHIGDVRSYESINRAMAGVDYVFHAAALKQVPSCEFYPMEAVLTNVNGTENVLNAAIDNNVQRVVLLSTDKAVYPINAMGISKAMGEKVLIAKSRTVREGGPVLCATRYGNVMASRGSVIPLFVEKIKARVPLTVTDPKMTRFLMSLEDSVDLVLHAFEHGEQGDIFVQKAPASTIGDLTIALKELFASDVPVNIIGTRHGEKLYESLVSREEMAKAKDMGRYYRIPADNRDLNYDKFIIEGHVEANAVDDYTSHNTDLLNVQQIKELLLTLAYIKHSIGR
- a CDS encoding glycosyltransferase family 2 protein, with translation MTLLSVIIPTHNRAKYAVQSIRSILELSDQIQVVVCDSSPVDDISGQFLGEYPESRLKLVRSGEGISVVDNFNLGLRSADGDYLAFIGDDDFVSAEIVKVAAWAKFKNVDSLKFNFPALYYWDDFKHATRGESYFGTLHLAPFDGTVVLHDLKASMDYALDNFGGGVFNMPRAYAGIISSDLARRIERKYGGLFGGVSPDIYSSFLIANESQSCFLIDYPVIIPGASGVSTSGQSSSGGHYGKLRENSHIAPFKDLVWDSRVPEFYSVPTVWSFSLLKAVEKVEAHRGVSLSPNFGRLLLKCFVYFPRSYKETLFSFRKLCSLYGAGKVIGQLVGSVWGEFLWGASRIINRFRARHVTNTIEVFSGLDTSYLASQELGRKLKARKVDLQLPE
- a CDS encoding glycosyltransferase family 2 protein — protein: MVTEPDMQSSRVARVSVVIPCYRCKDTVRRAVDSVYQQSLRPAEVILVDDASPDDTRAFLASLAEEYPSGWIRVITLTTNAGPGTARNEGWNAASQLYIAFLDSDDSWHRQKIELQYGWMQRNPTVALTGQTGLTIEVSSAVATKHYIEKDVNFSQVLGRELLMSNRFSTPSVMLRKDLPYRFPEGKRFCEDYELWCDLCCSGFACYSMNKPLTFCYKPLYGHAGLSGNLWKMELGELRVYSVLRAKKKIRFVSYCSLTFWSLARYVRRTIKLKFGHGSV
- a CDS encoding EpsG family protein; this translates as MMLLLTALSGYRTRLFSAVALLFLLFVSVFRGAVGTDTNTYETVVGRLMERLSWTGMEPGFVFMSWLLGELTGSAVIAVRLVSVIIFIILFLYLFRSDKNEKFLLLSYMLPAFVYQYTMNGLRIGIAAMLLLLAVQKIRKLQKLSGLALALSALMFHYSSLVSLIFIWASQARWARASNILIVPFASAVVLAIFSVNGDYFSAKLLSYQGSESPSPFSGLGKIAVVLVLVVGVALSKLPRTERSKLIFLGTGFTVFFWMVSSISYAGLRFLDLISFAYPLAILLTYGRCQLDFDRAIKIFLFFAGLIAVFSSYRNFVSEYGEGPSPFLPYHLSEPFAEL
- a CDS encoding NAD-dependent epimerase/dehydratase family protein, with amino-acid sequence MNVCITGGTGFIGSPLCALLLSQGDRVRMLSRREQPAMPGREVFAGDLLQPYDALGGFLEGCNLLYHCAGEINDTDLMYDLHVRGTANLLKAVSEKIKLTGEAFHWVQLSSTGAYGKRTLSRPEAAVSIDETFSPAPVGEYEVTKTISDELVISYSKIEPLFSYTIIRPSIVVGPQMPNQSFFQLSAMVRKRLFFYIGSKKAVSTYVHVDDVVRALVMCASDVRAKGQIFILSNDCLLSDVIDSMADAYNVSRPTLRVPVGIVRLLVGIASPFVRLPLTDDRVNELVKEVGYSSAKIEETIGFKYQAPIPKVMPALLSQYVKKSNLKIVANND
- a CDS encoding glycosyltransferase translates to MTKQQKICVVATVPVALKVFMVEHINKLAETYSVTVMANAASEDIYHFLDKRIKFIPLPIQRKVSMFSDVLSLIRLFRIFSVERFDCVLSIMPKSGLLTMLAGYFARVPCRIHIFTGQVWYTKKGFSRFALKKLDQLLAFAATHLLADSPSQRDFLIEENVVKPPKIEVLGKGSISGVDLARFKPNAVARARIRSELGLDDAALVFLFMARLTRAKGIVDLARAFTSVATRAPNAHLLVVGPDEESLEGVITELSEKFKGRCHRIGFTNDPEGYMAAADIFSLPSYREGFSLATIQAAGVGLPAIASRIYGLSDAVQEGVTGLLHRPGAIDEMSDAMVKLYSDRELRRSLAEAARHRAHTEFAQPIIIEEMSLYINRLLA